One window of the Parcubacteria group bacterium genome contains the following:
- a CDS encoding methionine adenosyltransferase: MQYLDQEHAFLTSESVTEGHPDKMADQISDAVLDEALRQDEESRVAVETLLTNGLVFVAGEVRTRGYIDVPRIVRGVIKNIGYTNSTMGFDWETCGVTVAIQEQSADIAAGVDPSGSPAFSRRGSGGGSSKKEDLTKLGAGDQGLMYGYATTETRELMPLPITLAHKLVRRLAQVRKNGTLKYLRPDGKAQVTLEYRGGRAVHLKNVVVSCQHNPDVTHAKIERDVIRNVLKPILPKKLFDKKTKIYVNATGRFVSGGPQADTGLTGRKIIVDTYGGVGSHGGGCFSGKDPSKVDRSGSYAARWVAVNLVKAGLASQVEVQVAYVIGVSEPLSVNVNSYGTGVVSDDELARAIKKVFDLRPGMIIKHLDLRRPIYGSTASYGHFGRLDLNLPWERASRVAELKRAVR, from the coding sequence ATGCAATATCTAGACCAAGAACACGCCTTTCTCACCTCCGAATCAGTCACCGAGGGGCACCCCGATAAAATGGCGGACCAGATATCGGACGCGGTTTTGGATGAGGCCCTGCGGCAGGACGAGGAATCCCGCGTTGCCGTGGAAACGCTCCTCACGAACGGGCTCGTGTTTGTTGCGGGCGAGGTGCGCACTAGGGGGTACATTGACGTGCCGCGGATTGTGCGCGGCGTCATCAAGAACATCGGATACACCAACTCCACCATGGGTTTTGACTGGGAAACCTGCGGGGTGACGGTTGCCATCCAGGAGCAGTCAGCAGACATTGCGGCCGGCGTGGACCCATCCGGTTCCCCCGCCTTTTCAAGGCGGGGGTCAGGGGGCGGTTCATCAAAAAAAGAAGATCTCACCAAGCTCGGGGCCGGGGACCAGGGACTGATGTACGGGTACGCGACCACGGAAACGCGGGAGCTTATGCCGCTTCCCATCACTTTGGCGCACAAGCTCGTCCGCCGGCTCGCCCAGGTGCGCAAGAACGGAACCTTGAAGTACTTGCGGCCGGATGGCAAAGCCCAGGTGACGCTTGAATACCGCGGCGGCCGCGCCGTGCACCTCAAGAATGTGGTTGTGTCGTGCCAGCATAATCCGGACGTAACGCACGCGAAGATTGAGCGCGATGTCATACGAAACGTTTTGAAGCCCATATTGCCCAAAAAATTGTTTGACAAGAAGACGAAAATTTATGTGAATGCGACCGGCAGGTTTGTCTCGGGAGGGCCCCAGGCGGATACAGGCCTCACGGGGCGCAAGATTATTGTGGACACCTATGGCGGCGTAGGGTCGCATGGCGGGGGATGCTTTTCCGGCAAAGACCCGTCCAAAGTTGACCGATCCGGCTCATACGCGGCGCGTTGGGTAGCTGTGAACCTCGTCAAAGCAGGTCTAGCCTCCCAGGTGGAAGTGCAGGTTGCGTACGTGATCGGCGTTTCCGAACCTTTGAGCGTCAACGTGAATTCGTATGGAACCGGCGTGGTTTCAGACGACGAGCTTGCGCGAGCCATCAAAAAAGTGTTTGACCTTCGGCCGGGCATGATCATCAAACACCTTGATTTGCGCAGGCCAATCTACGGCTCAACCGCCTCATACGGCCACTTCGGCCGCCTGGATTTGAATCTGCCCTGGGAGCGCGCCAGCCGCGTTGCCGAACTTAAGCGCGCGGTGAGATAG
- a CDS encoding tetratricopeptide repeat protein, translating to MLDAILGSHRRVDVDWLHVQRALDRGATRFLAVWMRLVVWLPLFVIFGYGASPDAFRALAVAFLVGVWWLAWSIRAAFGRDQITWRSSLLSWLGLGLGAVVIVIFAAHPASRFDLYLNTGPVAWFGLVGFVLLLSQERALLARLKGRTGIALVALYVATAVYPAVFSYIRGGFSTVPVSVAVSRYVEHGIAQFGLLGAGLGRANEGFWSLAELVDVEQIARAPGLPGAYAALLWEGGPLLLAAFAAFGFIPALYAFFFSRRRLKRLGPESRERSGELSRRRWSLALFGWLVLLAFIPLSFMGLFTAGLLVVLCSGGIPSPAGGGGTGVAGVFAESEARRAHSLFLTTRLRLIPARSFVAALALFGMFGTVSAVRLIAFPEPPDISADSESLSGFDHWLIARHAGGVLADSISVNNRRDSIGRSSGLQNDEKQRLQNDAMEQAAAFYEAALPRLPRNLILRLEASQFYRLVADNPDEAARIAEQGLVVDGTYIPLVLERAAQLAQAGQNEQALALLLPHVSESVSVAYQAGTLSLAAGNAEQAVLYYESAIQQNPNHLQARFELSQAFIALGRAEDAAAQLSDLESRVAPDDFQTRAAITALRGLVEE from the coding sequence TTTTTTGGTTGGCGTGTGGTGGCTCGCCTGGAGTATCCGCGCCGCGTTCGGCCGGGACCAGATAACGTGGCGCTCGTCGCTTCTCTCGTGGCTTGGGCTTGGCTTGGGTGCGGTTGTCATTGTCATTTTTGCCGCGCACCCGGCGTCGCGTTTTGACCTCTACTTGAACACCGGGCCCGTAGCGTGGTTTGGATTGGTTGGGTTTGTCCTGCTCTTGTCGCAGGAGCGGGCATTGCTCGCGCGCCTGAAAGGCAGGACAGGGATTGCGCTGGTTGCGCTGTATGTTGCCACGGCAGTGTACCCGGCGGTGTTTTCGTACATTCGGGGAGGCTTTTCAACGGTTCCCGTTTCCGTAGCTGTGAGCCGGTACGTTGAACACGGCATTGCGCAGTTTGGACTGCTTGGCGCGGGATTGGGGCGCGCGAACGAAGGGTTCTGGTCCTTGGCAGAGCTCGTGGATGTGGAACAAATTGCCCGGGCTCCGGGCTTGCCGGGTGCGTACGCGGCGCTGCTGTGGGAAGGCGGACCGTTACTGTTGGCCGCGTTTGCCGCGTTTGGCTTTATCCCGGCTCTGTACGCGTTTTTCTTTTCGCGTCGGAGGCTCAAGCGCTTGGGTCCGGAATCCCGCGAGCGGTCGGGCGAACTCTCGCGGCGAAGATGGTCTTTGGCGCTTTTCGGGTGGCTCGTACTGCTCGCGTTTATTCCGCTGTCATTCATGGGCCTTTTTACTGCCGGGCTTTTGGTTGTGCTGTGTTCGGGAGGCATTCCCTCTCCTGCCGGAGGAGGGGGTACGGGGGTGGCGGGAGTTTTCGCGGAATCCGAAGCGCGGCGTGCGCACAGCTTGTTTCTTACCACGCGCCTCCGACTCATTCCGGCGCGCTCGTTCGTTGCCGCGCTCGCGCTTTTCGGAATGTTTGGAACGGTTTCCGCGGTCCGGCTCATCGCGTTCCCAGAGCCTCCGGACATTTCGGCGGATTCCGAATCGCTCTCCGGGTTTGACCACTGGCTTATAGCGCGTCATGCTGGAGGCGTACTCGCCGATAGCATCTCCGTGAACAACCGGCGAGATTCTATCGGCCGCAGCAGCGGCCTCCAGAATGACGAGAAACAACGGCTCCAGAATGACGCCATGGAACAGGCGGCCGCGTTCTATGAGGCCGCATTGCCGCGCCTGCCGCGCAATCTCATCCTGCGCCTGGAAGCATCGCAGTTCTACCGTTTGGTTGCGGACAATCCGGATGAGGCGGCCCGGATCGCGGAGCAGGGGCTTGTGGTTGATGGGACCTATATTCCGCTTGTGCTTGAGCGCGCCGCCCAGCTTGCGCAGGCCGGGCAAAACGAGCAAGCGCTCGCACTGCTCCTGCCGCACGTTTCCGAGTCTGTAAGCGTTGCATACCAGGCCGGCACGCTCTCGTTGGCAGCCGGGAACGCGGAACAGGCGGTTTTGTACTACGAATCCGCGATCCAGCAGAACCCGAACCATCTGCAGGCGCGCTTTGAGCTCTCCCAGGCGTTTATCGCGCTTGGCCGCGCCGAAGACGCGGCGGCACAGCTCTCTGATCTTGAGTCCCGAGTCGCTCCCGACGACTTCCAGACGCGCGCGGCAATCACCGCCCTGCGGGGCTTGGTGGAAGAGTAG
- a CDS encoding adenosylhomocysteinase, translating into MKYDIANIRLAEEGRRKIEWAAREMGVLAKIEERFKRSKPFRGVRIAACLHVSTETARLMQVLKAGGASVVLCASNPLSTKDDVAASLVKHDKISVFARHGASRQQFYKHLHAAVSSKPHITMDDGADLLTLLHTNFKNQLAVMYGSTEETTTGIIRLAAMEAAGELKLPVIAVNDAATKHLFDNRYGTGQSTLDGIIRATNVLIAGKTLVIAGYGWCGKGVAMRARGMGAHVVVTEIDPVRALEAVMDGFSVAPMLSVAPKADIIITVTGNCEVVSREVIKKLKDRCIIANSGHFDVEIDVESLKKMAKRSYRSREHVQSYELPGGRTVNLLTEGRLVNLAAAEGHPSSVMDTSFAGQALSCEHLVKNHNTLPPGVHRLPEELDRTIASLKLTSLKVRHDTLTSRQKQYLASWNQGT; encoded by the coding sequence ATGAAGTACGATATTGCAAATATCAGGCTTGCCGAGGAAGGCAGGCGGAAAATTGAGTGGGCGGCGAGGGAAATGGGCGTGCTCGCAAAGATAGAGGAGCGCTTCAAGCGCTCCAAGCCTTTTCGCGGCGTCCGCATTGCCGCGTGTTTGCATGTTTCAACCGAAACCGCGCGCCTGATGCAGGTTCTGAAAGCGGGCGGCGCGTCTGTGGTATTGTGCGCATCCAATCCGCTCTCAACCAAAGACGACGTGGCTGCCTCGCTCGTCAAGCACGACAAAATCTCGGTGTTCGCCCGCCACGGCGCATCGCGGCAGCAATTTTACAAGCACTTGCATGCCGCTGTTTCGTCAAAACCCCATATTACCATGGATGACGGGGCTGATCTCTTAACGCTTTTGCACACAAACTTCAAGAATCAGCTTGCGGTCATGTACGGCTCCACCGAGGAAACCACCACCGGCATCATCCGTTTAGCCGCCATGGAGGCGGCCGGTGAGTTGAAGCTTCCGGTCATCGCCGTGAATGACGCAGCCACCAAGCATTTGTTTGACAACAGGTATGGCACGGGCCAGAGCACGCTTGATGGCATCATCCGCGCAACCAATGTGCTCATTGCCGGGAAAACGCTTGTCATTGCGGGGTACGGGTGGTGCGGCAAGGGCGTTGCCATGCGCGCCCGCGGCATGGGAGCGCATGTGGTGGTAACGGAAATTGATCCGGTCCGCGCCCTGGAGGCGGTGATGGACGGCTTTAGTGTTGCGCCCATGCTTTCGGTTGCGCCAAAAGCAGACATCATTATCACTGTCACCGGCAATTGCGAGGTGGTGAGCCGCGAGGTCATCAAAAAACTCAAAGACCGGTGCATTATCGCAAACTCCGGGCACTTTGACGTTGAGATTGACGTTGAGTCCTTGAAAAAGATGGCCAAACGGTCGTACCGCTCCCGTGAGCATGTGCAGTCGTACGAACTGCCTGGCGGCAGAACCGTCAACCTGCTCACTGAAGGGCGGCTCGTGAATCTTGCGGCCGCGGAGGGCCACCCCTCAAGCGTCATGGACACGAGCTTCGCGGGCCAGGCCCTTTCGTGCGAGCACCTCGTCAAGAATCATAACACTCTGCCGCCGGGCGTGCACCGTCTGCCTGAAGAGCTGGACCGCACCATCGCATCCCTCAAGCTTACATCCCTTAAGGTCAGGCACGATACGCTCACCAGCCGTCAAAAACAGTATTTAGCATCCTGGAACCAGGGCACCTAA
- a CDS encoding DUF1737 domain-containing protein, with product MGYFVVLNYDLSKLIEAVNKLMREGWVCQGGVSVSVDSHSSQYYFLQAMIHTNRITK from the coding sequence ATGGGTTACTTCGTCGTACTTAATTATGATCTTAGCAAACTCATAGAAGCAGTAAATAAGTTGATGAGAGAAGGATGGGTGTGCCAAGGCGGTGTCAGTGTCAGTGTAGATTCTCATAGTTCTCAGTACTACTTTCTACAAGCAATGATCCATACGAATCGTATCACCAAGTAA
- a CDS encoding GIY-YIG nuclease family protein — translation MSKTSYVYIATNDKHYVLYTGVTNDIRRRIYEHTQGTGSTFTKKYMINKLVYFEEYNDINEAIAREKNIKAGSRKKKIDLINTLNPEWKDLSSTY, via the coding sequence ATGTCAAAAACATCTTACGTCTACATTGCGACGAATGACAAACATTACGTCTTGTATACCGGAGTAACGAATGACATACGGAGAAGAATATACGAGCATACGCAAGGAACAGGCAGTACTTTTACGAAAAAGTATATGATCAACAAGTTAGTGTATTTTGAAGAGTATAACGATATAAACGAAGCAATAGCGCGAGAGAAAAACATCAAAGCCGGGTCAAGGAAGAAAAAGATTGATTTAATCAATACACTTAATCCGGAGTGGAAAGACTTAAGTAGCACATACTAA